From a single Stackebrandtia endophytica genomic region:
- the rplO gene encoding 50S ribosomal protein L15, translating into MTIKIHHLRPAPGSHTAKTRLGRGEGSKGKTAGRGTKGTKARKNVPFGFQGGQLPLHMRLPKLKGFRNNFKVVYQVVNLDKLAELFPAGGEVGPAELVKAGAVRKGQPVKVLGSGDLGEVKLQISAHAFSASAKDKISAAGGSTTVVEK; encoded by the coding sequence ATGACGATCAAGATTCACCACCTGCGTCCCGCTCCCGGTTCGCACACCGCCAAGACCCGTCTGGGTCGTGGTGAGGGTTCGAAGGGTAAGACCGCCGGACGAGGCACCAAGGGAACCAAGGCGCGCAAGAACGTGCCGTTCGGTTTCCAGGGCGGCCAGTTGCCACTGCACATGCGGCTGCCGAAGCTCAAGGGCTTCCGCAACAACTTCAAGGTCGTCTACCAGGTCGTGAACCTGGACAAGCTGGCCGAGTTGTTCCCCGCCGGCGGCGAGGTCGGACCGGCAGAGCTGGTCAAGGCCGGAGCCGTCCGCAAGGGCCAGCCCGTCAAGGTGCTGGGCTCGGGCGATCTGGGCGAGGTCAAGCTGCAGATCAGCGCGCACGCGTTCTCCGCTTCCGCCAAGGACAAGATCTCGGCGGCCGGCGGCAGCACGACGGTCGTGGAGAAGTAG
- a CDS encoding anhydro-N-acetylmuramic acid kinase translates to MRVLGMISGTSHDGIDTAVVDFTLEGDRLRGTLAYSGGTPYDPALRARLIAALPPAPTTLAEMCELDTLIGQAFADVAASTIEAAGPVDLIVSHGQTVFHWVDATTALGTLQIGQPAWIAERTGVPVLSDVRIRDITAGGHGAPLVSYLDTLLLGAVEGTPAALNLGGISNMTIVGDQVSAYDIGPANALIDAAIVAAGANDLGYDADGAIAATGTVVPELLDVLLSEPYYALSAPKSTGKELFHGTYITDAIATAGVSVELPDLVATLTELTVRTVAADVARAGVTTLVVSGGGVHNPVMLAGLRRELPEVDIVVSDEFGAPADSKEAIAFALIGWCTAHGLPGTEPAGTGAREARVLGTLTPGAGPLRLPEPLARAPRGLVLDAAGS, encoded by the coding sequence ATGCGTGTCCTCGGAATGATCTCCGGTACCTCTCACGACGGCATCGACACCGCCGTCGTCGACTTCACATTGGAGGGTGACCGGTTGCGCGGCACCCTGGCGTACTCCGGCGGTACTCCCTACGACCCGGCGCTTCGGGCTCGGTTGATCGCGGCGTTGCCGCCGGCACCGACGACGCTCGCCGAGATGTGTGAGCTGGACACCCTGATCGGGCAGGCGTTCGCAGACGTCGCGGCGTCCACGATCGAGGCGGCCGGTCCGGTCGACCTGATCGTGTCGCACGGCCAGACCGTCTTCCACTGGGTGGACGCGACGACCGCGCTGGGGACGCTCCAGATCGGACAGCCGGCCTGGATTGCCGAGCGCACCGGAGTACCGGTCCTGTCCGACGTCCGCATCCGTGACATCACGGCGGGCGGCCACGGCGCACCCCTGGTGTCCTACCTGGACACCCTGTTGCTGGGTGCGGTCGAGGGCACCCCCGCCGCGCTGAACCTGGGTGGCATCTCCAACATGACGATCGTCGGTGACCAGGTCAGCGCCTACGACATCGGTCCGGCCAACGCGCTGATCGACGCGGCGATCGTGGCCGCGGGCGCCAACGACCTCGGCTACGATGCCGACGGTGCGATCGCGGCGACCGGCACGGTCGTGCCCGAGCTGCTGGACGTCCTCCTTTCCGAACCGTATTACGCGCTGTCCGCGCCCAAGAGCACCGGCAAGGAACTGTTCCACGGCACCTACATCACCGATGCGATCGCCACGGCGGGAGTCTCGGTGGAACTGCCCGACCTGGTCGCGACGCTCACCGAGTTGACGGTGCGGACCGTCGCCGCCGACGTCGCCCGGGCCGGAGTCACCACGTTGGTCGTCTCCGGCGGCGGTGTCCACAATCCCGTGATGCTGGCGGGCCTTCGCCGTGAACTGCCGGAGGTCGACATCGTCGTCTCCGACGAGTTCGGGGCACCCGCCGACAGCAAGGAGGCCATCGCGTTCGCGCTGATCGGCTGGTGCACCGCGCACGGGCTGCCGGGCACCGAACCGGCCGGTACCGGCGCCCGCGAGGCCCGAGTCCTGGGCACCCTCACGCCGGGTGCCGGTCCGTTGCGCCTCCCCGAGCCACTCGCCCGGGCCCCTCGCGGCCTGGTCCTGGACGCCGCGGGGAGTTGA
- a CDS encoding ABC transporter permease encodes MTDLTQTTPTAGLAPGVSKRGHRIRALLRSRSGLVGLIIVVVLTILSLMSFLGLTPHDPIAQNPPSRLLSPSGEHWFGTDQFGRDIFSRVAAGVANSALIAVVAVAFATVVGTLGGLVAGFYRGFSDGAIGAITNVLFAFPPLLLALSLASVFTRNWFTIAVAIAIVYVPIFIRVVRGPVLTLREIEYVKAATSTGQRRIAIMLRHVLPNITSIIIVQVTLSLSWAVLTEASLSFLGLGAPPPAPSLGSMIFEARTLVTVAPWTMLAPGVVVVLLVVGLNLLGDGLRDVFDPRGNRKR; translated from the coding sequence ATGACCGATCTGACGCAGACCACACCGACCGCCGGGCTGGCACCGGGCGTCTCCAAACGCGGGCACCGGATCCGGGCGTTGCTGCGCAGCCGCAGCGGCCTGGTCGGCCTGATCATCGTCGTGGTGTTGACGATATTGAGCCTCATGTCGTTCCTGGGTTTGACCCCGCACGACCCGATCGCGCAGAACCCGCCGTCGCGGTTGCTGTCGCCGTCGGGGGAGCACTGGTTCGGCACCGACCAGTTCGGACGTGACATCTTCTCTCGGGTGGCGGCCGGTGTCGCCAACTCGGCGTTGATCGCGGTGGTCGCGGTCGCCTTCGCCACGGTGGTCGGAACGCTGGGCGGGTTGGTCGCCGGGTTCTATCGGGGTTTCTCCGATGGCGCGATCGGTGCGATCACCAACGTGTTGTTCGCGTTCCCGCCGTTGCTGTTGGCGTTGTCGCTGGCGTCGGTGTTCACCCGCAACTGGTTCACCATCGCGGTGGCCATCGCGATCGTCTACGTCCCGATCTTCATTCGGGTGGTGCGCGGTCCGGTCCTCACGTTGCGGGAGATCGAGTACGTCAAGGCCGCGACCAGCACCGGGCAACGCCGGATCGCGATCATGCTGCGGCACGTCCTGCCCAACATCACCTCGATCATCATCGTGCAGGTGACGTTGTCGCTGTCGTGGGCGGTGTTGACCGAGGCGTCGTTGAGCTTCCTCGGGCTGGGTGCGCCGCCACCGGCGCCGTCGCTGGGTTCGATGATCTTCGAGGCGCGGACATTGGTGACGGTCGCGCCGTGGACGATGCTGGCGCCCGGTGTCGTGGTGGTCCTGCTGGTGGTGGGGTTGAACCTGCTCGGTGACGGCCTGCGCGACGTGTTCGACCCGCGCGGAAACCGGAAGCGATAG
- the rpmD gene encoding 50S ribosomal protein L30 translates to MARLKVIQKRSAIGTKPNQRETLRSLGLKRINDVVIKEDRPEIRGMIHTVTHLVAVEEVE, encoded by the coding sequence ATGGCACGACTGAAGGTCATCCAGAAGCGTTCCGCGATCGGCACCAAGCCGAATCAGCGGGAGACCCTGCGTTCGCTGGGGTTGAAGCGGATCAACGACGTCGTCATCAAAGAGGACCGTCCCGAGATTCGCGGCATGATCCACACCGTGACGCACCTGGTTGCGGTCGAGGAGGTCGAGTAG
- the secY gene encoding preprotein translocase subunit SecY — protein sequence MLTAFFSAFRTPDLRKKILFTLFILGLYRLGAQLPSPGVSYSNVQACLDANTADSGVFNLLNLFSGGALLQLSVFALGIMPYITASIILQLLTVVIPRLEQLKKQGPPGQAKITQYTRYLTLLLAVLQASGYIALARSGTLFGAACPTTGPQAIIPDTSTLENGLPMWVTLTVLVGVMTAGTAMIMWFGELVTDRGVGNGMSVLIFASIAAQLPGQIWGIHQDQNNWLLFGAIIAVGIAIMALVVFIEQSQRRIPVQYAKRMVGRRMYGGTSTYIPLKVNQAGVIPVIFGSSLLYIPSLVGQFYQNDPNPPGWVIWVNTYLVDPGSWVYTVLYFFLIIGFTYFYISINFNPTDVSENMKKAGGFIPGVRPGKPTAQYLSWILERLTLPGAIYLGLVAILPNLAILAFGGSQVFAQFPFGGTAVLIMVGVGLESVKQIESQLMQRNYEGFLR from the coding sequence TTGCTCACCGCATTCTTCAGCGCGTTTCGGACGCCCGATCTGCGCAAGAAGATCCTGTTTACTCTGTTCATCCTTGGGCTGTATCGACTGGGCGCCCAACTTCCCAGTCCCGGGGTGTCGTACTCCAATGTGCAGGCATGTCTGGACGCCAACACCGCTGATAGTGGTGTCTTCAACCTGTTGAACCTGTTCTCAGGTGGAGCGTTGCTTCAGCTTTCGGTGTTCGCGTTGGGCATCATGCCCTACATCACCGCGAGCATCATCCTTCAGCTGTTGACCGTGGTGATTCCGCGGTTGGAGCAGCTGAAGAAGCAGGGCCCACCCGGACAGGCCAAGATCACGCAGTACACCCGATACCTGACGCTGCTGTTGGCGGTGCTTCAGGCGTCCGGTTACATCGCGTTGGCCCGCTCTGGCACCCTGTTCGGTGCCGCTTGCCCGACGACCGGCCCCCAGGCGATCATCCCGGACACCTCCACCTTGGAGAACGGTCTTCCGATGTGGGTCACCTTGACCGTTCTGGTCGGGGTCATGACCGCCGGAACCGCCATGATTATGTGGTTCGGTGAACTCGTTACCGACCGGGGTGTCGGTAACGGTATGTCGGTGCTGATCTTCGCCTCGATCGCCGCGCAGCTGCCCGGCCAGATCTGGGGCATCCACCAGGACCAGAACAACTGGTTGCTGTTCGGCGCGATCATCGCCGTCGGTATCGCCATCATGGCCCTGGTCGTCTTCATCGAACAGTCGCAGCGTCGAATCCCGGTGCAGTACGCCAAGCGGATGGTCGGACGTCGCATGTACGGCGGCACCTCCACCTACATTCCGTTGAAGGTGAACCAGGCCGGCGTCATCCCGGTGATCTTCGGTTCCTCGCTGCTGTACATCCCGTCGTTGGTCGGGCAGTTCTACCAGAACGACCCGAACCCGCCCGGATGGGTGATCTGGGTCAATACTTACCTGGTCGACCCGGGCAGCTGGGTGTACACCGTGCTGTACTTCTTCTTGATCATCGGGTTCACCTACTTCTACATCTCGATCAACTTCAACCCAACTGACGTTTCCGAGAACATGAAGAAGGCTGGCGGGTTCATTCCGGGCGTTCGCCCGGGTAAGCCCACTGCGCAGTACCTGTCGTGGATCTTGGAGCGGCTCACCCTGCCGGGTGCGATCTATCTGGGTCTGGTGGCGATTCTGCCGAACTTGGCGATTCTGGCCTTCGGTGGCTCTCAAGTCTTTGCACAGTTCCCATTCGGAGGCACGGCCGTGCTGATCATGGTGGGCGTCGGTCTGGAGAGCGTCAAGCAGATCGAGAGCCAGCTGATGCAGCGCAATTACGAAGGCTTCCTTCGGTAA
- the map gene encoding type I methionyl aminopeptidase has protein sequence MFAKDHIQYKTPEQFVKMRAAGLVVADVHAAMRDAVAPGVSTKDLDEIAEERIRAGGGIPSFLGYDIGLGPYPASICSSVNEQVVHAIPAKSQVLREGDIISIDVGAIVDGWHGDAAITLPVGEVSEEATKLIEVCEESLWAGIAAMATAKRLGDVSSAIQRSIRSHDREYGIVAGFGGHGIGTEMHQDPHVLNYGRPGKGVKMRPGMALAIEPMITLGTPDTIDDEDGWTVSSADGSLAAHVEHSVALYDDGVWVLTAPDGGKAKLGDLLTSQAH, from the coding sequence GTGTTCGCCAAGGACCACATCCAGTACAAGACTCCTGAGCAGTTCGTGAAGATGCGGGCGGCCGGCCTGGTCGTCGCCGATGTTCACGCGGCCATGCGCGACGCGGTCGCTCCGGGGGTCTCCACCAAGGACCTCGACGAGATCGCCGAGGAGCGTATCCGGGCGGGTGGCGGTATTCCGTCCTTCCTGGGCTACGACATCGGTTTGGGGCCCTACCCGGCGTCGATCTGTTCTTCGGTGAACGAGCAGGTGGTTCACGCGATCCCCGCCAAGTCGCAGGTGCTGCGCGAAGGGGACATCATCTCCATCGACGTCGGCGCCATCGTGGATGGTTGGCACGGTGATGCGGCGATCACGCTGCCGGTCGGCGAGGTGTCCGAGGAGGCCACCAAGTTGATCGAGGTGTGCGAGGAGTCGCTGTGGGCCGGGATCGCCGCGATGGCGACGGCCAAGCGGCTCGGTGACGTGTCGTCGGCGATTCAACGCAGCATCCGGTCCCACGACCGGGAGTACGGGATCGTCGCCGGTTTCGGCGGGCACGGTATCGGCACCGAGATGCACCAGGATCCACACGTCCTCAACTACGGGCGGCCCGGCAAGGGTGTCAAGATGCGCCCCGGGATGGCGCTGGCGATCGAGCCGATGATCACGTTGGGCACACCGGACACGATCGACGATGAGGACGGTTGGACCGTCTCGTCCGCCGACGGCTCGCTGGCCGCGCACGTGGAACATTCGGTGGCGCTGTACGACGACGGTGTCTGGGTGTTGACCGCACCCGACGGTGGCAAGGCCAAACTCGGCGACCTGCTGACCAGTCAGGCCCACTGA
- a CDS encoding MurR/RpiR family transcriptional regulator, translating to MTSEALERPDSRTVLVRMRQAMPSLRPSERRIARAFLDDPAAAANRSIAELARSSDTSTTSVVRFYKRIGYARYKDLLLDLTRQTTREEVESAVGRRAATGDIDRDDTIDDIIAKVSRNERLSIADTAEALDREALATAVGYVRDARRVDSFGVGASSFVGLDLQQKLSRIGHTALNWPDAHAAITAATTLDESCVAVAISHTGATDTTVKFLAVAGDAGARTIAITNHDSSPIVEIADVVLTTAARETVLRSGAFGSRIAQLMVVDCLFIAVAQASYPESISALRRTYQAVRHSKTAPR from the coding sequence GTGACCAGCGAAGCCCTCGAACGGCCGGACTCACGAACCGTCCTGGTCAGGATGCGGCAGGCCATGCCCAGTCTGCGACCGTCCGAACGACGAATCGCCCGGGCGTTCCTCGACGACCCGGCCGCCGCCGCCAACCGGTCCATCGCCGAACTCGCCCGATCCAGCGACACCTCCACCACCTCGGTGGTTCGGTTCTACAAACGCATCGGCTACGCCCGATACAAGGACCTGCTGCTGGACCTGACCCGGCAGACCACCAGGGAGGAGGTGGAGTCGGCGGTCGGCCGACGTGCCGCCACCGGGGACATCGACCGCGACGACACCATCGACGACATCATCGCGAAGGTCTCCCGCAACGAACGGCTCTCCATCGCCGACACCGCCGAAGCCCTCGACCGGGAAGCCCTGGCCACCGCCGTCGGCTACGTACGCGACGCCCGGCGGGTCGACAGTTTCGGGGTGGGGGCGAGCTCGTTCGTCGGATTGGACCTGCAACAGAAACTGTCCCGCATCGGGCACACCGCCCTCAACTGGCCCGACGCGCACGCCGCGATCACGGCGGCCACCACCCTCGACGAATCCTGTGTCGCCGTGGCGATCTCACACACCGGCGCCACCGACACCACCGTCAAGTTCCTGGCCGTCGCCGGTGACGCCGGCGCTCGAACCATCGCCATCACCAACCACGACAGCTCCCCCATCGTCGAGATCGCCGACGTCGTGCTGACCACGGCGGCGCGGGAGACGGTGCTGCGATCGGGTGCGTTCGGCAGCCGCATCGCTCAGCTGATGGTCGTCGACTGCCTGTTCATCGCCGTCGCGCAGGCGTCATACCCCGAATCGATCTCGGCGCTGCGCCGCACGTATCAAGCGGTCCGGCATTCCAAGACCGCTCCACGCTGA
- a CDS encoding serine hydrolase domain-containing protein produces the protein MSMRPAAAGPMTVAAQRFAALSTGEFTPPAGVAVAVRGTGPDELDLAMVAGNRSATDPMTVRTRHDLASVTKIVAITTSLIRLVSDGVVALDDPVARYLPGFTGDGRESVTLEHLLRHRGGLWEWQPLYLSAADDPWGYIERLPLRYRPGTQRRYSDLGFMLLGRVVETACGEGLAEAVTRLVIEPLGLGDTSFARPTSGEVAVSAHGDDAERRMVATGVPYPILTDAEFTGWRREPIVGEVNDGNAFRVFGGVSGHAGLFGSIGDLLTFGATLARYRDHVGLWRPEVVERFLAPGPDAGQSLGFRSWTVAGSTFYGHPGFVGCTVGFSPDAGLVTALCANRLLTDGTPMSNDDLRSVADAAAAAVMTERDTTTPTQGR, from the coding sequence ATGAGCATGCGACCCGCTGCGGCGGGCCCCATGACCGTTGCCGCGCAACGGTTCGCCGCGCTGTCGACGGGGGAGTTCACCCCGCCGGCGGGCGTGGCGGTGGCGGTGCGCGGGACCGGACCCGACGAACTGGACCTGGCGATGGTCGCCGGGAACCGGTCCGCGACCGACCCGATGACCGTGCGAACCCGCCACGATCTGGCCTCGGTCACCAAGATCGTCGCCATCACGACCTCGCTGATCCGACTGGTGTCGGACGGGGTGGTCGCCCTCGACGACCCGGTGGCCCGGTACCTCCCCGGGTTCACCGGTGACGGCAGGGAATCGGTCACGCTGGAGCACCTGCTGCGGCATCGCGGTGGTCTGTGGGAGTGGCAGCCGCTGTACCTCTCGGCCGCCGACGACCCGTGGGGCTACATCGAGCGACTGCCGCTGCGATACCGGCCCGGTACGCAGCGCCGCTATTCCGACCTGGGGTTCATGCTGCTGGGCCGGGTGGTCGAGACCGCCTGCGGTGAGGGCCTGGCCGAGGCGGTGACCCGGCTGGTCATCGAACCGTTGGGGTTGGGTGACACCTCGTTCGCGCGTCCGACCTCCGGCGAGGTCGCGGTGAGCGCCCACGGCGACGACGCCGAACGACGGATGGTCGCCACCGGCGTCCCGTATCCGATCCTGACCGACGCCGAGTTCACCGGTTGGCGGCGGGAACCGATCGTCGGTGAGGTCAACGACGGCAACGCCTTCCGGGTGTTCGGAGGTGTCAGCGGACATGCCGGACTGTTCGGGTCCATCGGCGACCTGCTGACCTTCGGAGCCACCCTGGCCCGCTACCGGGACCACGTCGGACTGTGGCGGCCCGAGGTCGTGGAACGGTTCCTCGCTCCCGGCCCCGACGCCGGGCAGTCGCTGGGGTTCCGATCCTGGACGGTGGCGGGGTCCACCTTCTACGGGCATCCCGGATTCGTCGGCTGCACGGTGGGTTTCTCACCCGACGCCGGACTGGTGACCGCGTTGTGCGCGAACCGACTGCTCACCGACGGCACTCCGATGTCCAACGACGACCTCCGGTCGGTCGCCGATGCGGCCGCGGCCGCGGTGATGACCGAACGCGATACGACAACTCCCACGCAGGGTAGGTGA
- a CDS encoding ABC transporter permease has product MNVLRAIAHNRVLRRIAAALLTLFGVAVVVFIMLRAIPGDQITANLGTEAAGLTPAQRDSLTRYYGLDQPLVGQFFSWLGNVVTGNLGFSARAQQSVLDLTLSSLPVTFQLAAMSIVFALVIGIPLGMLAASRPDSLRDGFGQLVGLAGLSIPAFLLATTLMSVLATSWGFNPNGQGFASLADDPLLNLQQMLLPSLVLGFGIAAPIMRTTRTAVLEVRSDDFVRTARAKGVPPRRLQFKHVLGNALVPIVTMTGLQFGYLLGGAVVVEQVFSIPGIGRQVLLGIQQKEYALVQSSVLVIALAFVIVNLLTDLLYRAIDPRVRA; this is encoded by the coding sequence GTGAACGTCCTGCGAGCCATCGCCCATAACCGCGTCCTGCGAAGGATCGCCGCGGCCCTGTTGACCCTGTTCGGGGTCGCGGTCGTGGTCTTCATCATGTTGCGGGCCATTCCGGGCGACCAGATCACCGCGAACCTGGGAACCGAGGCGGCGGGTCTGACCCCGGCGCAACGGGACTCCCTGACGCGGTACTACGGACTGGACCAGCCGCTGGTGGGCCAGTTCTTCTCGTGGCTGGGCAACGTCGTCACCGGGAACCTCGGTTTCTCGGCGCGGGCCCAGCAGAGCGTCCTCGATCTGACGTTGTCGTCCCTGCCGGTGACGTTCCAGTTGGCGGCGATGTCGATCGTCTTCGCCCTGGTCATCGGGATCCCGTTGGGGATGCTGGCGGCGTCGCGTCCGGACTCGCTGCGCGACGGTTTCGGCCAACTCGTCGGCTTGGCGGGTCTGTCGATTCCGGCGTTCCTGTTGGCGACGACTCTGATGTCGGTGCTGGCGACATCATGGGGCTTCAACCCCAACGGCCAGGGGTTCGCCTCGCTGGCCGACGATCCACTGCTGAACCTGCAACAGATGTTGTTGCCGTCGCTGGTACTGGGATTCGGTATCGCGGCACCGATCATGCGGACCACTCGCACGGCGGTGTTGGAGGTGCGGTCGGACGACTTCGTGCGGACGGCTCGCGCCAAGGGCGTTCCGCCGCGTCGGCTCCAGTTCAAACACGTCCTGGGTAACGCCCTGGTGCCGATCGTGACCATGACCGGTCTCCAGTTCGGTTACCTGCTGGGCGGGGCCGTCGTCGTCGAACAGGTCTTCTCGATCCCCGGCATCGGACGGCAGGTCCTGCTGGGGATCCAGCAGAAGGAGTACGCCCTGGTGCAGAGCAGCGTGCTGGTGATCGCGTTGGCGTTCGTGATCGTCAACCTGCTGACCGACCTGCTCTACCGTGCCATTGACCCGAGGGTGCGAGCATGA
- a CDS encoding adenylate kinase, with translation MRLVLVGPPGAGKGTQAEYIASELSVPKISTGDIFRANVTGGTPLGQEAKRYMDAGELVPDEVTINMVKDRLAEPDAAEGFLLDGFPRTVPQAQALDKLLVDLGFSLDVVLELVVENDEVIRRLSGRWTCRNCGKVWHEEFDPSSQAGICDRCGGELYQRDDDKRETVVTRLKEYSQKTAPLIGFYSGQGKLVGIDATGPVEDVTERALAILASFES, from the coding sequence ATGAGGTTGGTACTGGTAGGTCCGCCGGGAGCGGGCAAAGGCACCCAGGCGGAGTACATCGCCTCGGAGTTGTCGGTCCCAAAGATTTCCACCGGCGATATCTTCCGGGCCAACGTCACCGGTGGTACACCGTTGGGCCAGGAGGCCAAGCGGTACATGGACGCCGGTGAACTGGTCCCCGATGAAGTGACCATCAACATGGTCAAGGATCGGTTGGCTGAACCGGACGCGGCCGAGGGTTTCCTTCTGGACGGTTTCCCTCGGACGGTTCCACAGGCGCAGGCCCTGGACAAGCTGTTGGTGGACCTGGGTTTCAGCCTCGACGTGGTGCTGGAACTGGTCGTGGAGAACGACGAGGTCATCCGACGCCTGTCGGGTCGTTGGACCTGCCGCAACTGCGGGAAGGTCTGGCACGAGGAGTTCGACCCGAGCTCTCAAGCCGGTATCTGCGACCGGTGCGGCGGCGAGCTGTACCAGCGCGATGACGACAAGCGGGAAACCGTCGTCACCCGGTTGAAGGAGTACAGCCAGAAGACCGCCCCGTTGATCGGGTTCTACTCCGGTCAGGGAAAACTCGTCGGTATCGACGCGACCGGCCCGGTCGAGGACGTGACCGAGCGGGCGTTGGCGATTCTGGCGTCGTTCGAAAGCTGA
- a CDS encoding ABC transporter substrate-binding protein has product MRQGLRSRSGTVAAIGVVASVSLALAGCSGSATPSASADGNLVVGVTTDPDTLFPWKATQFQAVNVLQNIYGTLTEYDEELNVVPGLAESWDTSEDGLTLTFNLRSDVVFADGSDFDSEDVKFSLESIMDEETAAVAASSLASVESVEAVDPQTVELALSAPDAALPSNLAAINMAMLSSDDTEEALNTTPNGTGPYSFDGRVANQSITLKKNDSYWGDEPGLSSVEFRVIPDEASIVTAMQSGNVHMAVFDDPLVAQTAEGGNLAVAKTPQLSYHTLQLNAQRGDLTDVNVRLAIQCAIDRQEVLDTAAFGEGEVTGPITSPAYRSDPAARPCAERDLDKSADYLAAAGKDSVTIQTIVSQGEYATSVNEAQNLEAQLAEANIVLDLEVLESGAFVDAWVAGDFDAAVALNGGRPDPDGMYGRYFTSTGNLNAVAGYSSPELDELFAEGRATSDEAERKAIYDEVSAELENNAAWIWLFTAYTYTATTDNVDGFVPMANGSLQYLRTTTIA; this is encoded by the coding sequence ATGCGACAAGGTCTTCGTTCCCGAAGCGGCACCGTCGCCGCCATTGGCGTCGTGGCGTCGGTGTCGCTGGCTCTGGCCGGCTGTTCCGGTTCGGCCACCCCGTCGGCGTCAGCCGACGGCAACCTGGTCGTCGGTGTCACCACCGACCCCGACACTCTCTTCCCCTGGAAGGCGACCCAGTTTCAGGCGGTGAACGTCCTTCAGAACATCTACGGGACGCTCACCGAGTACGACGAGGAACTGAACGTCGTACCGGGCCTGGCCGAGTCGTGGGACACCTCCGAGGACGGATTGACGTTGACGTTCAATCTGCGGTCCGACGTCGTGTTCGCCGACGGCAGCGACTTCGACTCCGAGGACGTGAAGTTCTCGCTGGAGTCGATCATGGATGAGGAGACCGCCGCCGTGGCCGCCAGTTCGCTGGCTTCGGTGGAGTCGGTCGAGGCCGTCGACCCGCAGACGGTCGAGTTGGCGCTGTCGGCTCCCGACGCGGCACTGCCGTCCAACCTCGCGGCCATCAACATGGCGATGTTGTCCTCGGACGACACCGAGGAGGCGCTGAACACCACGCCGAACGGCACCGGACCGTACTCCTTCGACGGACGGGTCGCCAACCAGTCGATCACCCTGAAGAAGAACGACTCCTACTGGGGCGACGAACCCGGCCTGTCCAGCGTCGAGTTCCGGGTGATCCCGGACGAGGCCTCGATCGTGACCGCGATGCAGTCGGGCAACGTCCACATGGCCGTCTTCGACGACCCGCTGGTCGCCCAGACCGCCGAGGGCGGCAACCTGGCCGTGGCGAAGACCCCGCAGCTGAGCTACCACACGCTGCAGCTGAACGCGCAGCGTGGCGACCTGACCGACGTCAACGTCCGGTTGGCGATCCAGTGCGCGATCGACCGCCAGGAGGTCCTCGACACCGCCGCGTTCGGCGAGGGCGAGGTCACCGGCCCGATCACGTCCCCGGCTTACCGTTCCGACCCGGCCGCGCGGCCGTGCGCGGAGCGTGACCTGGACAAGTCCGCCGACTACCTGGCCGCCGCGGGCAAGGACTCCGTGACCATCCAGACGATCGTGTCGCAGGGCGAATACGCCACCTCTGTGAACGAGGCGCAGAACCTCGAGGCTCAGCTGGCCGAGGCCAACATCGTCCTGGACCTGGAGGTCCTGGAGTCGGGTGCCTTCGTCGACGCGTGGGTCGCCGGTGACTTCGATGCCGCCGTCGCACTCAACGGTGGACGTCCCGACCCGGACGGCATGTACGGCCGGTACTTCACCAGCACCGGGAACCTGAACGCGGTCGCCGGCTACAGCTCACCCGAATTGGACGAGTTGTTCGCCGAGGGTCGCGCCACCAGTGACGAGGCGGAGCGTAAGGCGATCTACGACGAGGTTTCGGCCGAGTTGGAGAACAACGCGGCGTGGATCTGGCTGTTCACCGCCTACACCTACACCGCGACCACCGACAACGTCGACGGGTTCGTCCCGATGGCCAACGGATCGCTGCAGTACCTGCGCACCACCACCATCGCCTAG